One genomic window of Quercus lobata isolate SW786 chromosome 9, ValleyOak3.0 Primary Assembly, whole genome shotgun sequence includes the following:
- the LOC115962232 gene encoding universal stress protein PHOS34 codes for MSGNLSCVIVAVDGSEESMNALRWALDNLQLRSPTDDSTTAGSFVVLHVQSPPSIAAGLNPGSIPFGGPSDLEVPAFTAAIEAHQRRITEAILDHALRICSQKNINVKTHVVVGDPKEKICEVVENLPADLLVMGSRALGPIKRMFLGSVSNYCTCHAQCPIIIIKGKETA; via the exons ATGTCCGGAAATTTAAGCTGCGTGATCGTGGCCGTCGATGGAAGCGAGGAGAGCATGAACGCTTTAAGATGGGCCCTCGATAACCTCCAGCTCCGATCCCCTACGGACGATTCCACCACCGCCGGCTCCTTCGTTGTCCTCCACGTTCAATCTCCGCCGTCCATCGCCGCTGGCCTCAATCCTGGTTCAATCCCCTTCGGTGGCCCCA GCGATTTGGAAGTGCCTGCGTTCACTGCTGCTATTGAAGCTCACCAGAGACGAATCACTGAGGCGATTCTGGACCACGCTTTGCGAATTTGCTCCCAAAAAAAT ATAAATGTCAAAACACATGTAGTTGTTGGTGATCCAAAAGAGAAGATCTGTGAAGTTGTTGAGAATTTGCCGGCGGATTTACTTGTGATGGGGTCCCGTGCTCTTGGCCCTATTAAAAG GATGTTCTTGGGAAGTGTAAGCAACTATTGCACCTGCCATGCACAATGCCCAATTATCATAATCAAGGGCAAGGAGACTGCCTGA
- the LOC115958994 gene encoding aspartyl protease AED3: protein MDLRTSMLVLFFALLISTTKALDPCDSQSNGNDLSVIPIYSKCSPFKPPKIESWVNTIMDMASTNDPERVMYLSSLVAKKKTSSVPIGSGQRLFNINNYVVRAKLGSPGQLMYMVLDTSNDAAWVPCSGCAGCSNTMFTPNTSSSYTPLDCSKPQCSHLRGVSTSCVSGGPTDQCLFNQTYGGDSSFSATLVQDSLTLANDVVPNYAFGCINAVSGGSIPTQGLLGLGRGPLSLLSQSGSLYSGLFSYCLPSFKSYYFSGSLKLGPLGQPSKIRTTPLLNNPHRPSLYFVNLTGVSIGRVLVPIAPEFLAFNPNTGSGTVIDSGTVVTRFVQPAYEAIRDQFRKQVKGPFSNLGVFDTCFASTSEAEAPIVTFHFTGLDLKLPTENSLIHSSSGNLACLAMAAAPNNVNSVLNVIANYQQQNLRILFDVANSRVGIARELCN, encoded by the coding sequence ATGGACTTGAGAACTTCCATGTTGGTGTTGTTCTTTGCTCTTCTTATCTCTACCACAAAAGCTCTAGATCCCTGTGATTCACAATCCAATGGCAATGACCTCTCGGTCATTCCCATCTATAGCAAATGCTCACCTTTCAAACCACCAAAGATTGAGTCATGGGTCAACACAATCATGGACATGGCTTCGACCAATGACCCAGAAAGGGTCATGTATTTGTCAAGCTTAGTAGCCAAAAAAAAGACCAGCTCAGTCCCAATAGGCTCAGGTCAGAGACTCTTTAACATTAACAACTATGTGGTTCGAGCCAAACTAGGCTCACCTGGCCAACTCATGTACATGGTTTTAGACACAAGCAATGACGCAGCTTGGGTCCCATGTTCCGGGTGCGCCGGATGTTCCAACACCATGTTCACACCCAATACTTCCTCTAGCTACACACCGTTGGATTGCTCTAAGCCCCAATGCTCTCATCTACGTGGAGTTTCCACATCATGTGTAAGCGGTGGGCCCACTGATCAATGTCTGTTTAATCAAACCTACGGTGGAGATTCATCTTTCTCAGCTACACTTGTACAAGACTCATTAACGTTAGCCAATGATGTTGTTCCAAATTACGCTTTTGGTTGCATCAATGCTGTCTCTGGCGGGTCAATTCCGACCCAAGGGTTATTGGGTCTGGGTCGTGGGCCCTTGTCTTTGTTATCACAATCCGGGTCACTCTACTCGGGTTTGTTCTCATATTGCCTACCCAGTTTCAAATCCTACTACTTTTCCGGGTCACTCAAACTGGGTCCATTGGGTCAACCCAGTAAAATCCGGACCACCCCACTTTTAAACAACCCGCACCGCCCGTCTTTGTACTTTGTGAACCTCACAGGAGTGAGCATTGGCAGAGTTTTGGTCCCCATAGCCCCAGAGTTTCTAGCATTCAATCCCAACACTGGATCCGGAACCGTAATAGATTCGGGTACGGTTGTGACCCGCTTCGTCCAACCCGCTTACGAGGCAATTAGAGACCAGTTTAGAAAACAAGTGAAGGGTCCATTTTCGAACCTGGGTGTGTTTGATACGTGCTTTGCTTCAACAAGTGAAGCTGAGGCACCAATAGTGACTTTTCATTTCACGGGCTTGGACTTGAAATTGCCAACGGAGAACAGCTTGATTCATAGTAGTTCTGGGAATTTGGCTTGTTTGGCTATGGCTGCGGCACCCAATAATGTGAACTCGGTGTTGAATGTTATAGCCAATTATCAGCAACAGAACCTTCGGATTTTGTTTGATGTTGCGAATTCTCGTGTGGGAATTGCACGTGAGCTTTGTAACTAG
- the LOC115961320 gene encoding uncharacterized protein LOC115961320: MDVAQVVHTKHSKKYKHLPIGGSLGVYPDAQYLIIRVPNSKILSLLARAMILALLIVSFPKIGAIIRGPSLSSSPEFDASDDMINLELLPLIFRDLTNEGLMKVGDKKAVFITDGNEETIQRSRILNDNEMDFILFNDLGQQNSIPSESFDFVLLSNYPAASEFIDRTLKIGGIVTVELRENPSVAFHKPSNYKIVYLRQFDSTIMAMRKTSLVDLNSATQRKLFGYASEAKKAALKNLEDVLLEPPRASSKRSSRYLKKTKYLPDLMGDSLESYPRHVFIDVGLPEKEGGSGTSWFAKHYPRRNKEFEMYKIKTMTEESSGKEVLQIGMSDWLRKNVKGEEYVVMKAEAEVVEEMVKSKAIRLVDELFLECKPQGHGGKKGISKSKRAYWECLALYGRLRDEGVAVHQWWG; this comes from the coding sequence ATGGATGTAGCTCAAGTTGTCCACACCAAACACTCTAAGAAATACAAGCATTTGCCTATTGGGGGTAGCCTTGGAGTTTACCCTGACGCTCAATATTTGATCATTAGAGTCCCaaactccaaaattttgagTCTTCTTGCTCGTGCTATGATTTTGGCATTGCTTATTGTTTCGTTCCCTAAGATAGGGGCGATTATTAGAGGACCCTCATTGTCCTCTTCACCAGAATTTGATGCTTCTGATGATATGATCAATCTTGAACTGTTGCCATTGATATTTCGTGATTTGACAAATGAAGGCCTTATGAAAGTGGGAGATAAGAAAGCTGTTTTCATAACCGATGGCAATGAGGAAACCATTCAAAGGTCTCGAATTCTAAACGACAATGAAATGGACTTCATCTTATTCAATGACTTAGGTCAACAAAACTCGATCCCAAGTGAAAGTTTCGATTTTGTTTTGCTATCAAACTATCCTGCTGCTTCAGAATTCATTGACAGGACTCTCAAGATTGGTGGCATTGTCACAGTTGAACTCAGAGAAAACCCCTCCGTTGCATTCCATAAGCCCTCAAATTACAAAATCGTTTACCTTAGGCAGTTCGACTCGACCATCATGGCCATGAGGAAAACAAGTCTTGTCGATCTTAACTCAGCTACACAAAGAAAGCTATTTGGGTATGCCTCGGAAGCAAAAAAAGCAGCACTTAAGAATCTCGAAGATGTTCTCCTCGAGCCACCACGTGCATCTTCAAAGAGATCGAGCAGGTACTTGAAAAAAACAAAGTACCTTCCTGATTTAATGGGTGACTCGCTCGAGAGCTATCCTCGACACGTGTTTATAGATGTTGGGTTGCCAGAGAAAGAAGGTGGCAGCGGAACAAGTTGGTTTGCGAAGCATTATCCAAGGAGGAACAAAGAGTTCGAGATGTACAAGATCAAGACCATGACAGAGGAATCTTCAGGCAAAGAGGTTTTGCAAATTGGGATGTCAGATTGGTTGAGAAAGAATGTGAAGGGTGAAGAGTACGTGGTCATGAAAGCAGAGGCTGAAGTAGTGGAAGAAATGGTGAAGAGCAAGGCTATAAGGTTGGTGGATGAGCTTTTCTTGGAGTGCAAGCCACAAGGACATGGTGGGAAAAAAGGAATTAGCAAGAGCAAGAGGGCTTATTGGGAGTGCTTAGCACTGTATGGAAGGTTGAGAGATGAAGGTGTTGCAGTGCACCAGTGGTGGGGTTGA